A portion of the Phyllobacterium zundukense genome contains these proteins:
- a CDS encoding cytochrome B6 translates to MSASATSLAAFSDPLPPDLTYRPLPTQPLSSVRANDEAQKPKVMQRQQSLLNKRYDLVNKPMPDISMSGGLKKVQDGVRVKLSDGMTWDALAKLSPDEIRDKNLLPEGFRPLPHVKQATGGQVFPQKEIDEIGKQESRDLKRFDVDFDLPDHLTPEFPPPIFLTTHPELGDVSRGELLTIKNFYEYMNGLITPVQMEGLRLLLTPFPQEEFNQTEDRKVAQQSMGVACLDCHSNFHTNGAFHLTPDVRPQASRFRLDSTSLRGMFNQQIHGSKRSLRSIEDFTEFEQRTAYFNGDHVSATRKGVNLPDRPNQVAMMAQMQNIIDFPPAPKLDPMGKLDPAKASEQELAGERVFMGKGRCGECHLPQTSFLDNNMHDLKLERFYNIGYTANDQVAIPDGPIKTFTLRGIKDSPPYLHDGRLLTLADTVEYFNLVLGVKLTQDEKDSLVAYMLTL, encoded by the coding sequence ATGAGTGCGAGCGCGACAAGCCTTGCTGCGTTTTCGGATCCCCTGCCCCCGGATTTGACCTACCGTCCGCTCCCGACGCAGCCTCTTTCAAGTGTCAGGGCCAATGACGAGGCGCAGAAACCAAAAGTCATGCAACGCCAGCAAAGCCTGCTCAACAAGCGGTATGACCTCGTGAATAAACCCATGCCCGACATCAGCATGTCCGGTGGCCTCAAAAAAGTGCAGGACGGTGTGCGGGTCAAGCTTTCTGACGGGATGACTTGGGATGCTTTGGCAAAATTGAGTCCGGACGAGATCCGCGATAAAAATCTGCTTCCCGAGGGCTTCAGGCCCCTGCCACATGTGAAGCAGGCAACTGGGGGACAGGTCTTCCCGCAAAAGGAAATTGACGAGATCGGCAAACAGGAAAGCCGCGACCTCAAACGCTTTGATGTCGATTTTGATCTTCCCGATCATTTGACACCGGAATTTCCTCCTCCGATTTTTTTGACCACTCATCCTGAACTGGGCGACGTGTCGCGGGGAGAACTTCTGACGATCAAAAATTTCTACGAATATATGAACGGCCTCATTACGCCGGTCCAGATGGAGGGGCTAAGACTTCTCCTGACACCATTTCCCCAAGAGGAATTCAACCAGACAGAAGATCGCAAGGTCGCGCAGCAGAGCATGGGCGTTGCCTGCCTCGACTGTCACTCCAATTTTCACACCAACGGAGCCTTCCACCTCACACCGGATGTCCGGCCGCAAGCCTCACGTTTCCGCCTCGACAGCACCAGCCTGCGCGGCATGTTCAACCAACAAATCCATGGATCGAAACGCTCGCTGCGTTCAATCGAGGATTTCACCGAATTCGAACAGCGTACGGCTTATTTTAATGGCGACCATGTCAGCGCCACCCGCAAAGGGGTCAACCTGCCCGACAGACCCAATCAAGTTGCCATGATGGCACAAATGCAGAATATCATTGATTTTCCACCCGCGCCCAAACTCGATCCGATGGGTAAACTCGACCCCGCGAAAGCGAGCGAGCAGGAATTGGCGGGCGAGCGGGTCTTTATGGGCAAGGGCCGCTGCGGCGAATGCCACCTGCCGCAAACCTCATTCCTTGACAACAATATGCATGATCTTAAGCTCGAGCGGTTTTATAACATCGGTTACACCGCCAATGATCAGGTCGCCATTCCGGACGGTCCGATCAAGACATTTACCTTACGTGGCATCAAGGATTCGCCGCCCTATCTGCACGATGGACGCCTGCTCACCTTGGCCGACACGGTGGAATACTTCAATCTTGTCCTCGGTGTGAAGCTGACCCAGGACGAGAAGGATTCACTGGTGGCTTATATGCTGACGCTCTGA
- a CDS encoding DUF4142 domain-containing protein: MRDFLTIVLMTIITTPAVAQTGNPAGFAPDTRIQEPGVPAAHQTNNQDRLFAQLAAAGGLAEVDFGKLAATKAADASVREFAQAMVHDHSDANAKLKALADAAKIPLPDTLDADHKALRQKLDAAEGQAFDVAYIRSQIIVHQKTAQLLAWEIGSGEDAQLQQYSAATLPIVLSHLRLAQNIASALTGQASREIIAAKHH, from the coding sequence ATGCGCGATTTTCTGACGATTGTTCTCATGACGATCATTACCACGCCGGCAGTCGCCCAGACGGGCAATCCCGCGGGGTTTGCACCGGACACACGGATCCAGGAACCGGGTGTACCCGCAGCTCATCAAACGAACAATCAGGATCGGCTTTTCGCTCAGCTTGCGGCGGCGGGTGGACTGGCCGAAGTCGATTTCGGAAAGCTTGCCGCAACAAAAGCAGCCGATGCCAGCGTTAGGGAATTCGCTCAGGCTATGGTTCATGATCATTCCGATGCCAACGCCAAATTGAAGGCGTTGGCCGATGCGGCCAAGATACCCTTGCCCGACACGTTGGACGCCGATCATAAGGCACTAAGGCAGAAGCTGGACGCGGCCGAGGGACAAGCATTTGACGTTGCCTACATCCGTTCCCAGATCATCGTTCATCAAAAAACCGCGCAATTGCTGGCATGGGAGATCGGGTCCGGCGAGGACGCGCAATTGCAACAATATTCGGCAGCAACCTTGCCAATAGTGCTGAGTCATCTGCGGTTGGCGCAAAATATCGCGTCCGCGCTCACGGGACAAGCGTCCCGCGAAATCATTGCTGCAAAGCATCATTGA
- a CDS encoding cysteine hydrolase family protein, protein MSICRACSGETARGQCRGSTRCCQTFHLLLERDPCATIFTRYLPARNLSEAGGAWLRYYQKWEGLMLDRVDPSKVDIVPERKRYAPPAAVVDKSVSFPWFGSTLPTLLITRATHTVLVTGGETDVCVLSTVLGAVDFGFRVIVVYDAVCSSSDAAHDAMQLFYSQRLSQQVATASTEEILDSWVVQR, encoded by the coding sequence GTGTCGATATGCAGGGCTTGTTCCGGGGAGACAGCCCGTGGGCAATGCCGTGGTTCGACAAGGTGCTGCCAAACATTTCACTTGCTCCTCGAGCGCGATCCTTGTGCAACCATCTTCACGCGATACTTGCCCGCGAGGAATCTTAGCGAAGCTGGTGGAGCGTGGTTGCGCTACTATCAAAAATGGGAGGGGCTCATGCTCGATCGCGTCGACCCGTCAAAGGTCGACATCGTCCCCGAGCGAAAGCGATATGCGCCACCGGCCGCGGTCGTGGATAAGTCGGTGTCCTTTCCCTGGTTTGGAAGCACCCTACCGACGCTTTTAATAACCCGGGCCACGCACACGGTTCTCGTAACAGGCGGCGAAACCGACGTTTGTGTGCTTTCAACCGTGCTGGGAGCAGTTGACTTTGGCTTTAGGGTGATCGTCGTTTATGACGCAGTGTGCAGCTCGTCCGATGCGGCTCATGACGCGATGCAGCTTTTCTACAGTCAGCGGTTATCCCAGCAGGTCGCGACTGCTTCGACGGAAGAAATCTTGGACAGTTGGGTCGTACAGCGATAG
- a CDS encoding ferritin-like domain-containing protein: MAEKTLATLFHETLKDVYYAERKILKALPKMARGATSPELKAAFEKHRDETEVHVERLQQVFDILGKPARGKTCDAIEGILAEGDEILEDFKGQAALDAGLASAAQAVEHYEMARYGTLARWAGELGLKDAQKLLVTTLQEETKTDEALTALAEGSLNSAAMAA, translated from the coding sequence ATGGCCGAGAAAACCCTGGCAACATTATTCCATGAAACCCTTAAAGACGTATACTACGCCGAACGCAAAATTCTGAAGGCTCTTCCCAAGATGGCCCGGGGCGCGACCTCACCGGAACTGAAGGCCGCTTTTGAAAAGCACCGCGATGAGACCGAGGTCCACGTGGAGCGTCTTCAACAGGTTTTTGACATTCTGGGCAAGCCAGCGCGTGGCAAGACCTGCGACGCCATCGAGGGCATCCTTGCCGAAGGCGATGAGATCCTTGAGGATTTCAAAGGGCAGGCAGCCTTGGATGCGGGCCTTGCCTCAGCTGCGCAGGCCGTCGAACATTATGAGATGGCCCGCTATGGCACCCTGGCACGCTGGGCAGGCGAACTCGGATTGAAGGATGCGCAAAAGCTTCTTGTCACCACCTTGCAGGAAGAGACAAAAACGGACGAGGCTTTGACCGCCTTGGCCGAAGGCTCGCTCAATTCGGCCGCTATGGCGGCGTGA
- the glf gene encoding UDP-galactopyranose mutase, producing the protein MNIRDNSTIFQHNVDEHGPLICFSHLRWDFVYQRPQHLMERFATNRRVFFFEEMIRTDHHAAYLEFHAFKGSGVKCIRPRIPHTFSDTRTRDALEELLRQLIDLSGGRNPTFWFYTPMMYDFARGIDAELVIYDCMDELANFLGAPARLESLETELIRRADVVFTGGYSLFEAKRLLHDNIHPFPSGVDIEHFRIARSGLSEPVGATPIGRPTLGYYGVIDERLDLALIAATAAARPEWSIALIGPVVKISLSDLPRAPNIHYVGQVPYADLPAHLAGWDVAIMPFALNDATRFISPTKTPEYLASGRPVVSTPIKDVVRHYGGVKGVFIAGDSQEFIELCERALSLKKSDGSWLAGVDEILASCTWDETFNRMNGHLDAAMVRRAQSVQDHSHSPLCRRRRPGGRYDYLIVGAGFAGSVLAERLASDGGKRVLLCDRRPQVGGNAYDFHDASGILVHKYGPHIFHTNSDAIFSYLSRFTAWRAYEHRVLADVAGALLPIPINRTTLNGLYGLDLRNDVQAAAFLTGCAENLEAIVSSKDVVVAAVGRDLYRTFFEGYTRKQWGLDPSELDKSVTARIPTRTNTDDRYFQDNIQAMPLNGYSHMFENMLDHDNIHILLEADFSDVRKDYEAAHTIFTGPIDEYYGYRFGALPYRSLQFKHETHDRRRVQPVGVINYPSEEIPYTRITEYKHLTGQVHPKTSVSYEFACAEGDPYYPIPRPENQALFKRYEQLAKASRNVTFVGRLGTYKYYNMDQVVGQALAAYRRLRTLTRGEKLASRS; encoded by the coding sequence ATGAACATACGCGACAACTCCACCATATTTCAGCACAACGTCGACGAGCACGGCCCACTTATATGTTTTTCTCACCTCAGATGGGATTTTGTCTATCAGCGCCCCCAGCATCTCATGGAGCGGTTTGCAACCAATAGGCGAGTATTCTTCTTTGAAGAAATGATTCGTACCGATCACCACGCGGCCTACCTCGAATTCCACGCGTTTAAGGGGTCCGGTGTCAAATGCATCCGTCCCCGCATTCCCCATACATTTTCCGATACCCGCACCCGGGATGCGTTGGAGGAACTGCTGCGTCAGTTGATTGACTTGAGTGGGGGCCGAAATCCAACCTTCTGGTTTTACACGCCGATGATGTACGATTTCGCAAGGGGGATCGACGCTGAACTCGTGATTTATGACTGCATGGACGAATTGGCGAATTTTCTAGGCGCGCCGGCGCGTCTTGAGTCATTGGAAACTGAATTAATAAGAAGGGCAGATGTCGTATTCACAGGTGGGTACAGTTTGTTCGAAGCAAAGCGGCTCCTTCACGATAACATCCATCCTTTTCCTTCGGGCGTTGACATCGAGCACTTTCGCATTGCCCGCAGCGGACTTTCTGAACCTGTTGGCGCGACACCCATCGGCCGTCCTACGTTGGGCTACTATGGAGTTATCGACGAACGCCTGGATTTGGCGTTGATCGCGGCGACGGCGGCGGCTCGACCGGAATGGTCTATTGCATTGATTGGGCCAGTTGTGAAAATCTCCCTAAGTGATCTGCCGCGTGCCCCCAATATCCACTACGTCGGCCAGGTCCCCTATGCGGACCTTCCCGCCCATCTCGCCGGGTGGGACGTGGCGATTATGCCTTTTGCATTGAACGACGCGACGCGTTTTATAAGTCCAACGAAAACGCCTGAGTACCTTGCCTCGGGGCGACCCGTAGTTTCGACGCCAATTAAGGACGTGGTTCGTCATTATGGCGGAGTCAAAGGGGTATTCATCGCCGGCGATAGCCAGGAATTTATCGAGCTCTGTGAGAGGGCGCTTTCACTCAAAAAATCGGATGGTTCTTGGTTGGCAGGCGTTGATGAAATCCTCGCGTCCTGTACTTGGGATGAAACCTTCAACCGTATGAACGGCCATCTCGACGCTGCCATGGTTCGCAGAGCGCAATCTGTTCAAGATCATTCCCATTCGCCGCTCTGTCGGCGCAGGCGTCCCGGGGGGAGATACGATTATCTCATCGTCGGCGCTGGCTTTGCCGGCTCAGTGCTGGCGGAGCGACTGGCCTCCGATGGTGGTAAACGCGTGCTCCTGTGCGATCGTCGCCCCCAGGTAGGTGGCAATGCTTACGATTTCCACGATGCTAGTGGCATCCTTGTCCACAAATACGGTCCGCACATCTTTCATACTAACAGCGACGCAATTTTTTCTTATCTATCCAGATTCACCGCTTGGCGGGCTTACGAACACCGCGTCCTTGCTGATGTGGCAGGAGCGCTGCTTCCGATCCCAATCAATCGCACAACGCTCAACGGACTTTATGGGCTCGACCTTCGAAATGACGTACAAGCCGCGGCTTTTCTGACCGGTTGTGCGGAAAACTTAGAGGCGATCGTTTCTTCAAAAGATGTGGTTGTCGCGGCCGTCGGTCGTGATCTTTACCGCACTTTTTTCGAGGGATACACACGCAAGCAATGGGGCCTCGACCCCTCCGAGCTCGATAAGTCCGTCACTGCGCGGATTCCCACTCGCACAAACACGGACGATCGCTATTTTCAGGACAATATCCAGGCCATGCCCCTAAATGGCTATTCTCACATGTTTGAGAATATGCTTGACCATGACAATATACATATCCTGCTGGAAGCAGATTTTTCTGATGTGCGCAAGGACTATGAGGCAGCTCATACGATTTTTACCGGGCCAATCGATGAATATTACGGTTATAGGTTTGGAGCGCTGCCCTATCGAAGCTTGCAGTTTAAACATGAAACGCACGATAGACGACGCGTCCAACCTGTGGGCGTGATAAACTATCCATCAGAAGAAATTCCCTATACCCGCATTACAGAGTATAAACACCTCACCGGGCAGGTTCACCCGAAAACCAGCGTGAGCTATGAATTTGCTTGCGCAGAGGGAGACCCGTACTATCCGATCCCACGTCCGGAAAATCAGGCTCTTTTCAAGCGGTACGAGCAACTTGCCAAGGCAAGTCGTAATGTCACTTTCGTCGGCCGTTTGGGCACATATAAATACTACAATATGGATCAGGTTGTCGGCCAGGCCTTGGCTGCCTATAGGCGCTTGCGTACCTTGACGCGTGGTGAAAAGCTGGCTTCGCGCTCATGA
- a CDS encoding cytochrome ubiquinol oxidase subunit I produces the protein MLGFSALELARIQFGFTISFHIIFPAITIGLASYLAVLEGLWLWKQDVVHRDLYHFWSKIFAVNFAMGVVSGIVMAYQFGTNWSYFSAFAGSITGPLLTYEVLTAFFLEAGFLGVMLFGWNKVGPGLHWFATIMVAIGTLVSATWILASNSWMQTPQGSEIINGRVVPVDWLQVIFNPSFPYRLAHMTVAAFLATALFVGASGAWHLLRGNDIRPIRIMLSMAMWMLVLVTPLQIALGDAHGLNTLKYQPAKIAAMEGHWENKPGQSVPLILFGWPDMAAEKTKFAVEIPHLSSLILTHEWNGQFPGLKEFAPEDRPNSTVVFWTFRIMVGLGVLMLLLGVWSLLLRYRRTLYQSKLFLRFAVAMGPSGLIAILAGWFTTEIGRQPWVVYGVMRTKDAVSNHSALALSTTLLVFIVIYIAVFGTGVSYMLRLVAAGPADILDSERQGSHQTKRPARPLSAAPDDVDPAIDRPGSEDG, from the coding sequence ATGCTCGGATTCTCTGCGCTAGAGCTGGCCCGAATTCAGTTTGGTTTTACGATTTCCTTTCACATTATTTTTCCTGCAATCACGATCGGTCTTGCGAGCTACCTCGCCGTTCTTGAAGGTCTGTGGTTGTGGAAGCAGGATGTTGTCCATCGCGACCTGTACCATTTCTGGTCGAAAATTTTCGCGGTTAATTTTGCCATGGGCGTGGTATCCGGCATTGTCATGGCCTACCAGTTCGGCACGAATTGGAGCTATTTTTCTGCATTTGCAGGAAGCATCACTGGCCCGTTGCTCACCTATGAGGTGCTAACCGCATTCTTCCTCGAGGCGGGTTTTCTCGGTGTCATGCTGTTCGGATGGAACAAGGTAGGTCCAGGCCTACATTGGTTCGCTACCATCATGGTGGCAATCGGAACACTCGTGTCTGCAACTTGGATCCTCGCATCGAACAGCTGGATGCAGACACCGCAAGGATCTGAAATTATCAATGGCCGGGTTGTGCCGGTGGACTGGCTGCAGGTCATTTTCAATCCCTCCTTTCCCTACAGATTGGCGCATATGACCGTGGCGGCATTCCTTGCTACCGCCCTTTTTGTCGGCGCATCCGGTGCGTGGCATCTGCTACGGGGCAACGATATTCGTCCGATACGCATCATGCTGTCGATGGCCATGTGGATGCTGGTTCTCGTCACTCCATTGCAAATCGCACTCGGCGACGCGCATGGGCTCAACACCCTCAAATATCAACCCGCCAAGATTGCAGCAATGGAAGGCCACTGGGAAAACAAGCCGGGACAAAGCGTGCCGCTTATACTGTTCGGATGGCCCGACATGGCAGCTGAAAAGACGAAATTCGCCGTGGAAATTCCTCATCTCAGCAGCCTCATTCTTACTCATGAGTGGAATGGCCAATTTCCCGGGCTTAAGGAGTTTGCTCCCGAGGATCGTCCAAATTCAACGGTGGTTTTCTGGACATTTCGCATCATGGTGGGTTTGGGAGTCCTCATGCTCTTGTTGGGTGTATGGAGCTTGCTGTTACGGTATCGCCGAACCTTGTACCAATCGAAGCTATTCTTGCGCTTTGCCGTTGCGATGGGGCCCTCCGGACTGATCGCCATACTCGCTGGATGGTTTACCACCGAGATCGGCAGGCAACCTTGGGTGGTCTATGGTGTCATGCGAACTAAAGATGCCGTGTCAAACCATTCGGCTCTGGCGCTGTCGACAACGCTTCTGGTTTTCATCGTGATCTACATCGCGGTTTTCGGCACCGGGGTGAGTTACATGCTGAGGCTGGTGGCCGCAGGGCCAGCAGACATTCTTGATTCTGAACGGCAAGGTTCGCACCAAACCAAGCGGCCGGCCAGGCCACTGTCGGCAGCGCCTGACGACGTGGATCCAGCAATTGACCGACCGGGAAGCGAGGACGGATAG
- the cydB gene encoding cytochrome d ubiquinol oxidase subunit II has translation MGIDLPLIWAIIIAFGLMMYVIMDGFDLGIGILFPFVPDRDDRDTMVNTVAPVWDGNETWLVLGGAALLAAFPLAYSIILSALYFPLFLMLGGLIWRGVAFEFRFKANDSHKPFWDKAFAWGSYIATCSQGLALGGFINGFEVKDAAFSGGVLDWLTPFSLFTGVALVVAYALLGCTWLIMKTEGELQRRMIKLARPATLAVLAIIIIVSVWTPLVHPDVANRWFALPNILFFAPVPALVLATTWAILRLLRGEPHVGPFLFTLFLLFLGYSGLAISLWPNIVPPAISIWEAAGPAESMGFTLVGALLVIPCILAYTAWSYYVFRGKVKPGEGYH, from the coding sequence ATGGGGATAGACCTTCCGCTGATTTGGGCAATCATCATCGCGTTTGGGTTGATGATGTATGTCATCATGGATGGTTTCGATCTCGGCATCGGAATCCTCTTTCCGTTCGTGCCAGACCGCGATGATCGCGATACGATGGTCAACACCGTCGCCCCAGTATGGGACGGCAATGAAACGTGGCTCGTCCTTGGCGGCGCGGCATTGTTGGCGGCCTTTCCCCTGGCCTATTCGATCATCCTCAGCGCTTTGTATTTTCCTCTCTTCTTGATGCTCGGAGGCCTCATCTGGAGAGGTGTGGCATTCGAATTTCGCTTTAAAGCGAATGACAGTCACAAGCCGTTTTGGGACAAGGCCTTTGCCTGGGGATCGTACATTGCAACTTGTTCGCAGGGGCTTGCGCTTGGAGGCTTTATTAATGGCTTTGAGGTCAAGGATGCGGCATTCAGCGGCGGTGTTCTCGATTGGCTTACCCCGTTCAGTCTCTTCACGGGGGTAGCGTTGGTTGTGGCTTATGCGCTGCTTGGTTGCACTTGGCTGATCATGAAAACCGAAGGCGAGTTGCAGCGGCGTATGATCAAGCTTGCGCGACCAGCCACCTTGGCAGTGCTTGCAATCATCATCATCGTCAGTGTGTGGACACCGCTGGTACATCCAGATGTGGCAAACCGCTGGTTCGCCTTACCGAATATTTTGTTTTTTGCCCCGGTGCCAGCGCTTGTGTTGGCTACAACCTGGGCCATCCTTCGTCTGCTTAGGGGTGAGCCCCACGTCGGGCCGTTTTTGTTCACATTGTTCTTACTCTTTTTAGGCTACAGCGGGCTCGCTATAAGCCTTTGGCCAAATATAGTGCCCCCTGCGATATCCATTTGGGAAGCGGCAGGTCCAGCGGAGAGCATGGGGTTCACCCTTGTCGGCGCGCTCCTCGTGATACCATGCATCCTAGCCTACACGGCGTGGTCGTATTACGTCTTCCGAGGAAAGGTAAAGCCAGGCGAAGGCTATCACTGA
- a CDS encoding DUF2474 domain-containing protein, which translates to MSSERSPAPEHSWLRRVGWLVLIWAASVAALGVVAGLFRVLMSLAGLTV; encoded by the coding sequence ATGTCGTCGGAACGCTCTCCGGCACCCGAGCACAGCTGGCTTCGACGAGTGGGATGGCTGGTGCTGATCTGGGCCGCAAGCGTGGCAGCACTCGGAGTTGTCGCCGGTCTTTTTCGCGTCCTCATGAGTCTTGCTGGTCTTACTGTTTAA
- a CDS encoding Hsp20/alpha crystallin family protein codes for MSVRDLIPWNRGNNQVPRLYRDSDMDPFLSLHRDVNKLFDEVFRGFGTPSLFGQMTPRGTWPSVEFSENDKEIMVSAEVSGLEEKDVEVLLEDGVLTLRGEKKSEAEDKERQFSERYYGRFERRIGLGREVDEGKVAATFKNGLLTVILPKTEKAQANAKRIAINSDK; via the coding sequence ATGAGCGTACGAGATTTGATACCATGGAACCGTGGTAACAACCAGGTTCCGCGCCTCTATCGCGATAGCGACATGGATCCTTTCCTGTCGTTGCATCGCGACGTCAACAAACTGTTCGACGAGGTTTTCCGAGGGTTTGGTACCCCCTCGCTGTTTGGCCAGATGACACCGCGAGGAACATGGCCGAGCGTCGAATTCTCGGAGAACGACAAGGAAATCATGGTCTCGGCCGAGGTGTCCGGCCTTGAGGAAAAAGATGTCGAGGTTCTCCTGGAAGACGGCGTTCTGACGCTTCGTGGAGAAAAGAAGTCGGAAGCCGAGGACAAGGAGCGGCAGTTCAGTGAGCGCTACTACGGACGCTTCGAACGGCGCATCGGGCTTGGCCGGGAGGTCGACGAGGGCAAGGTCGCGGCGACGTTCAAGAACGGCCTGCTGACCGTGATATTGCCGAAGACCGAAAAAGCGCAGGCAAATGCCAAGCGCATCGCGATCAACAGCGACAAGTGA
- a CDS encoding Hsp20 family protein, which translates to MRNNTDFSPFYRSSIGFDRIFNLLENAGPPPTAGDWPPYDILKFGEDIYRIMLAVAGFTDEELTITHEPNLLVINGAKAQDEEMQYLHHGLALRQFERRFELADHVSVTSAKLENGLLVIDLKKEIPEEMKPRRIAINAGKESTSKRIDGDVAA; encoded by the coding sequence ATGAGAAACAACACGGACTTTTCCCCCTTTTACAGGTCTAGCATTGGCTTCGACCGCATTTTCAATTTGCTTGAAAACGCCGGTCCGCCCCCAACCGCCGGCGACTGGCCGCCCTACGACATCTTGAAGTTCGGCGAGGACATCTATCGCATCATGCTTGCCGTGGCCGGCTTTACCGACGAGGAACTGACGATCACGCACGAACCTAATCTCCTCGTGATCAATGGCGCAAAGGCGCAAGACGAGGAGATGCAATACCTCCATCATGGTCTGGCTCTGCGCCAGTTCGAGCGCCGCTTCGAACTTGCTGATCACGTCAGCGTCACAAGCGCGAAGCTGGAAAACGGTCTGCTTGTCATCGATCTCAAAAAGGAAATCCCTGAGGAGATGAAACCGCGCCGCATCGCCATCAACGCGGGCAAGGAGTCGACGTCGAAACGGATCGATGGGGACGTCGCCGCCTGA